In Deinococcus maricopensis DSM 21211, one genomic interval encodes:
- a CDS encoding GNAT family N-acetyltransferase, which produces MPSTVQIERHDARTAPLDVRLAGAHLRAAAYAVSFPEDPPMIPEADAEDLRHVTPGEDVQLFLARDERGEPVGWATLGYSTEQNLHIAFADVLVHPDHTRRGVGRALAAAVLDAARAEGRRTITVWTGSRRPAGEAFARALGAEPALPMISNELRLDALDAALLARWTARPDSEPYRLHHFTRIPEAYLERTAQVMMVMNTAPKGDLDMDDWTITPEMIRAWEDSVAAAGEQRHLMAVEHLPTGELVAYTEVFWSPQRAPLVYQGATAVRPDHRGRGLGKWLKASMLQHVRAHCPGAARVRTGNADVNAAMLGINHALGFAPFMTRTEWQGDVQALTERLHALGATPSHRQPEQPARPAR; this is translated from the coding sequence ATGCCTTCCACCGTCCAGATCGAACGTCACGACGCCCGCACCGCACCGCTCGACGTGCGCCTCGCCGGCGCGCACCTCCGCGCCGCCGCGTACGCCGTCAGCTTCCCCGAAGACCCCCCGATGATCCCCGAAGCCGACGCCGAGGACCTCCGGCACGTCACCCCCGGCGAGGACGTGCAACTGTTCCTCGCCCGCGACGAGCGCGGCGAACCCGTCGGCTGGGCGACCCTCGGGTACTCCACCGAGCAGAACCTCCACATCGCCTTCGCGGACGTGCTCGTCCACCCCGATCACACCCGCCGCGGCGTGGGGCGCGCGCTGGCCGCCGCCGTCCTCGACGCGGCGCGTGCGGAAGGCCGCCGCACCATCACCGTGTGGACCGGCAGCCGACGCCCCGCCGGTGAAGCGTTCGCGCGCGCGCTCGGCGCGGAACCCGCCCTTCCCATGATCAGCAACGAGCTGCGCCTCGACGCGCTCGACGCAGCCCTGCTTGCCCGCTGGACCGCCCGCCCCGACAGCGAGCCGTACCGCCTGCACCACTTCACCCGCATTCCCGAGGCGTACCTGGAGCGCACCGCGCAGGTCATGATGGTCATGAACACCGCCCCCAAGGGCGACCTGGACATGGACGACTGGACCATCACGCCCGAGATGATCCGCGCGTGGGAGGACAGCGTCGCCGCAGCGGGCGAGCAGCGACACCTGATGGCCGTCGAGCACCTCCCCACCGGGGAACTCGTGGCGTACACCGAAGTGTTCTGGTCCCCGCAGCGCGCCCCGCTCGTGTACCAGGGCGCCACGGCGGTGCGGCCCGACCACCGCGGGCGCGGCCTCGGGAAGTGGCTGAAGGCCAGCATGCTGCAGCACGTCCGCGCGCACTGCCCCGGCGCGGCGCGCGTCCGCACCGGCAACGCCGACGTGAACGCCGCCATGCTCGGCATCAACCACGCCCTCGGTTTCGCGCCGTTCATGACGCGCACCGAATGGCAGGGCGACGTGCAGGCCCTCACTGAACGCCTGCACGCGCTCGGTGCCACCCCGTCGCACCGCCAGCCCGAGCAGCCCGCGCGCCCCGCCCGGTAA
- a CDS encoding DUF4032 domain-containing protein, producing the protein MNVQDKAKAEVERARLLAGVHDVLSVLRGVPNELIPFDWVRHLNPEGESHAGVRAIPVNAIVGSVDRYREFDRYYLPKEQHLDERWVNVRAAQLQGRELPPIQVYQVGGVYFVKDGNHRVSVARRNGQAFIDAHIIELHVTVPPEPGDTLKDLIIKGEHARFLRLTGLNQLVPDHDPICFTTPGRYDILLDHIRTRQYYLGRKLDRDVTWEEAVESWHRRLYARITAQIDAHDVMRLFPGRTPADLYLWVMDHRYFLTQQYGFDVGSEVATVDFARKHAPAPFQRLQQRARLWRHHLRRPRNA; encoded by the coding sequence ATGAACGTCCAGGACAAAGCCAAAGCCGAAGTCGAACGCGCGCGCCTGCTCGCAGGTGTCCACGACGTCCTCAGCGTCCTGCGCGGTGTGCCGAACGAACTCATCCCCTTCGACTGGGTGCGTCACCTCAACCCCGAAGGCGAATCGCACGCCGGCGTCCGCGCCATCCCCGTCAACGCCATTGTCGGCAGCGTCGACCGCTACCGCGAATTCGACCGCTACTACCTCCCCAAGGAACAACACCTCGACGAACGCTGGGTGAACGTCCGCGCCGCGCAACTCCAGGGCCGCGAACTCCCCCCCATCCAGGTCTACCAGGTGGGCGGCGTGTACTTCGTCAAGGACGGCAACCACCGCGTGTCCGTTGCACGCCGCAACGGCCAGGCGTTCATCGACGCGCACATCATCGAGCTGCACGTGACCGTCCCACCCGAACCGGGCGACACCCTCAAGGACCTGATCATCAAGGGCGAGCACGCACGCTTCCTGCGCCTCACCGGCCTGAACCAGCTCGTGCCGGACCACGACCCCATCTGCTTCACGACGCCCGGACGGTACGACATCCTGCTCGACCACATCCGCACACGCCAGTACTACCTGGGCCGCAAACTCGACCGGGACGTCACCTGGGAAGAAGCCGTGGAGAGCTGGCACCGCCGCCTGTACGCACGCATCACCGCGCAGATCGACGCGCACGACGTCATGCGCCTGTTCCCGGGCCGCACGCCCGCGGACCTGTACCTGTGGGTCATGGACCACCGGTACTTCCTGACGCAGCAGTACGGGTTCGACGTGGGCAGCGAGGTCGCCACCGTCGACTTCGCACGCAAGCACGCGCCCGCGCCGTTCCAGCGCCTGCAGCAGCGCGCGCGCCTATGGCGCCACCACCTGCGCCGCCCCCGCAACGCCTGA
- a CDS encoding sulfite oxidase-like oxidoreductase produces the protein MLGRFFKKPSDDMGGRVPPGQSLTARFPVLTYGPTPRIEPHNVEVRVTGLAEERTFTWADLMALPQTTHTYDIHCVTHWSKLDTTWTGVAVPDLMQHIQLKPGATHVLIHSYGGYTTNLALSDFVRPLNLLAHHYEGAPLETEHGGPMRLVVPHLYFWKSAKWISGLEFLDHDQPGFWERNGYHMRGDPFKDERYSDD, from the coding sequence ATGCTTGGCCGCTTCTTCAAAAAACCCAGCGACGACATGGGCGGGCGCGTCCCCCCCGGACAGTCCCTCACCGCCCGCTTCCCCGTCCTCACCTACGGCCCCACCCCCCGCATCGAACCGCACAACGTCGAAGTGCGCGTCACCGGCCTCGCCGAGGAACGCACCTTCACCTGGGCGGACCTCATGGCCCTCCCGCAAACCACGCACACCTACGACATCCACTGCGTCACCCACTGGAGCAAACTCGACACCACCTGGACGGGCGTCGCCGTGCCCGACCTGATGCAGCACATCCAGCTCAAACCCGGCGCCACGCACGTCCTGATCCACAGTTACGGCGGGTACACCACCAACCTCGCCCTCAGCGACTTCGTGCGCCCCCTCAACCTGCTCGCGCACCACTACGAGGGCGCGCCCCTGGAAACCGAACACGGCGGCCCCATGCGTCTCGTCGTCCCGCACCTGTACTTCTGGAAGAGCGCCAAATGGATCAGCGGCCTCGAATTCCTCGACCATGACCAGCCCGGCTTCTGGGAACGCAACGGCTACCACATGCGCGGCGACCCCTTCAAAGACGAACGCTACAGCGACGACTGA
- a CDS encoding CPBP family intramembrane glutamic endopeptidase: MTPTEPADARPPGVRLSPLSANRAFATILLLQNVIGGLVGLRSIGWGLIAASVLNAVTLLVFFRPALRDLTRTDRWRTPPPVLTTLGALLLTLTSGQALLAGLLGLWPELRLGYDADAFSASGAGLVPLLIGGALLVPFIEELAFRGFLLTAYERALGVRAAGLAVAGLFALAHAVPLQALGILPAAWILTRAVQHTGSFWTGYAIHVLNNTAALLLPALARSGPPWLRDEAATLTRPQALLALGLSVALLALATRWLRPRPVQVRTHEPVWSASLITVMVLTALVFAGALLGILYVTLTGGDLPRPG, from the coding sequence ATGACGCCCACCGAACCCGCAGACGCCCGCCCACCCGGCGTGCGCCTGTCGCCGCTCAGCGCCAACCGCGCGTTCGCCACCATCCTGCTGCTCCAGAACGTGATCGGCGGCCTCGTCGGCCTCCGCTCCATCGGGTGGGGCCTCATCGCCGCGAGCGTCCTGAACGCCGTCACGCTCCTCGTGTTTTTCCGCCCGGCCCTGCGTGACCTCACCCGCACCGACCGCTGGCGTACGCCCCCGCCGGTCCTGACCACCCTCGGCGCGCTGCTGCTCACGCTCACCAGCGGCCAGGCGCTGCTCGCCGGCCTGCTGGGTCTGTGGCCGGAACTGCGCCTCGGCTACGACGCTGACGCCTTCAGCGCCAGCGGCGCTGGCCTGGTCCCCCTGCTGATCGGCGGGGCGCTCCTCGTTCCGTTCATCGAGGAGCTCGCGTTCCGGGGGTTCCTGCTCACGGCGTACGAACGCGCGCTCGGCGTGCGCGCCGCTGGCCTCGCCGTCGCCGGGCTGTTCGCCCTCGCGCACGCCGTGCCGCTTCAGGCGCTCGGCATCCTGCCCGCCGCGTGGATCCTCACGCGCGCCGTGCAGCACACCGGCAGCTTCTGGACCGGGTACGCCATCCACGTCCTGAACAACACCGCGGCGCTGCTGCTCCCGGCCCTCGCCCGCAGTGGCCCCCCGTGGCTCCGCGACGAGGCCGCCACCCTCACGCGCCCGCAGGCCCTGCTCGCGTTGGGCCTCAGCGTCGCCCTGCTGGCGCTCGCCACGCGCTGGCTGCGCCCCCGCCCCGTTCAGGTGCGCACGCACGAACCCGTCTGGAGCGCCAGCCTGATCACAGTGATGGTCCTGACCGCGCTGGTGTTCGCCGGGGCGCTGCTCGGCATCCTGTACGTCACCCTGACCGGCGGGGACCTCCCCCGGCCCGGCTGA
- the pyrF gene encoding orotidine-5'-phosphate decarboxylase, translating to MTFAARLTERTLRLNTRLCVGLDPRADAYADFAALRAHTLAVLDATHAYAACMKPQLAFFEALGLPGLQLLEEVCAAARALDLPIILDAKRGDIGSTAEAYARAWLSGGHAGDALTVNPFLGFGTLLPFVTAARANGGAVFVLVKTSNPDQADVQGGGVSERVADEVARLSAPEAEALSSVGAVVGATHPQELAAFRARMPKAVLLLPGLGAQGGRAEDLAAAFLPGGVGAVVNASRGVQYAAGVDVDAAVEAARGFRDALNAVV from the coding sequence ATGACGTTTGCTGCGCGCCTGACCGAGAGGACCCTCCGCCTGAACACCCGCTTGTGCGTGGGCCTGGACCCGCGCGCGGACGCGTACGCGGATTTCGCGGCGCTCCGCGCGCACACGCTCGCGGTGCTGGACGCGACGCACGCGTACGCCGCGTGCATGAAGCCGCAACTGGCGTTCTTCGAGGCGCTCGGCCTGCCGGGGCTGCAGCTGCTGGAGGAGGTGTGCGCGGCGGCGCGCGCGCTGGACCTGCCGATCATTCTGGACGCGAAACGGGGCGATATCGGCAGCACCGCTGAAGCGTACGCGCGGGCGTGGCTGTCGGGCGGCCACGCGGGCGACGCGCTCACCGTGAATCCGTTCCTGGGCTTCGGGACGCTCCTGCCGTTCGTGACGGCGGCGCGCGCGAACGGCGGAGCGGTGTTCGTGCTGGTGAAGACCAGCAACCCGGACCAGGCGGACGTGCAGGGCGGCGGCGTGAGTGAACGCGTCGCGGACGAGGTGGCGCGCCTGAGCGCGCCCGAGGCGGAGGCCCTGAGCAGCGTCGGCGCGGTCGTCGGGGCGACGCACCCGCAGGAGCTCGCGGCGTTCCGGGCGCGCATGCCGAAAGCAGTGCTGCTGCTGCCGGGCCTGGGCGCGCAGGGTGGCCGCGCGGAGGACCTCGCGGCGGCGTTCCTGCCGGGCGGCGTGGGCGCGGTCGTGAACGCGAGCCGCGGCGTGCAGTACGCGGCGGGCGTGGACGTGGACGCGGCGGTGGAGGCCGCGCGCGGCTTCCGCGACGCGCTGAACGCCGTTGTCTGA
- a CDS encoding MATE family efflux transporter, with protein MSATLPSSPTRQIAHLAVPVSLEFVFQLLLGVIDQVIVGGLGAVAVAAVGLAHGVSFIFVLALGTLGGSAAILIARAHGAGRPGDVDRTIGSALALGTLLSALCAAILIPLTSPVLHLAGGNGAVADAATPFLRVSILALVPSVAGAVLSGTLRSLGHPRLPMTATLISMTVNTLLGYVLVFGFGPIPALGVVGAAWATFTAYTLKALLLAYQVYGPRRLARLALPRPGARRAILAPLLSLAAPLAVTEVAWSVGTFLYTVVFARLGVTALAASQIVNTLEGLFIVGSIGLTSAATTLIGQAVGRADATAARAWVARVTHAGLMTSLAFGALFALTALLLPLLYPKLSGDVRAIAVVGILINAAFQVFKVRNMVLGAGVLPSAGDARGVIMGDVIGAFVVGLPLALLGLHLGLGAWAIFAARGAEEVAKVLVFRWRQRRVNWDTLAASGEPRAAH; from the coding sequence GTGAGCGCCACCCTTCCCTCCTCCCCCACCCGTCAGATCGCGCACCTCGCCGTGCCCGTCAGCCTCGAATTCGTGTTTCAGCTGCTGCTCGGCGTCATCGATCAGGTGATCGTCGGCGGGCTGGGCGCCGTGGCGGTGGCCGCCGTCGGCCTCGCCCACGGCGTCTCGTTCATCTTCGTGCTGGCCCTCGGCACCCTCGGCGGCAGCGCCGCCATCCTGATCGCCCGCGCGCACGGCGCCGGACGGCCCGGCGACGTGGACCGCACCATCGGCAGCGCCCTCGCGCTCGGCACGCTGCTGTCCGCCCTGTGCGCCGCTATCCTGATTCCGCTCACCAGCCCGGTCCTGCACCTCGCCGGCGGGAACGGTGCCGTGGCCGACGCGGCCACGCCGTTCCTGCGCGTCAGCATCCTGGCACTCGTCCCGTCGGTCGCCGGGGCGGTCCTGAGCGGCACCCTGCGGTCCCTCGGCCACCCGCGCCTTCCCATGACGGCCACGCTCATCAGCATGACCGTGAACACCCTGCTCGGATACGTCCTGGTGTTCGGCTTCGGACCCATTCCCGCGCTCGGTGTGGTCGGGGCGGCCTGGGCGACCTTCACGGCCTACACCCTCAAGGCGCTGCTGCTGGCGTACCAGGTGTACGGCCCGCGCCGCCTCGCGCGCCTCGCCCTGCCGCGCCCCGGGGCGCGCCGCGCGATTCTCGCGCCGCTGCTCAGCCTCGCCGCGCCCCTCGCCGTCACCGAGGTCGCCTGGAGTGTCGGCACGTTCCTGTACACCGTCGTGTTCGCGCGCCTGGGTGTGACCGCCCTCGCGGCCAGCCAGATCGTCAACACCCTGGAGGGCCTGTTCATCGTGGGCAGCATCGGCCTCACGAGCGCCGCGACCACCCTGATCGGCCAGGCGGTCGGCCGCGCCGACGCGACCGCCGCGCGCGCGTGGGTGGCGCGCGTGACGCACGCGGGCCTGATGACCAGCCTCGCGTTCGGCGCACTGTTCGCCCTCACGGCGCTGCTGCTGCCGCTGCTGTACCCGAAGCTCAGCGGAGACGTCCGCGCCATCGCCGTCGTCGGCATCCTGATCAACGCCGCGTTCCAGGTGTTCAAGGTCCGCAACATGGTCCTCGGCGCGGGCGTCCTCCCGAGTGCCGGCGACGCGCGCGGCGTCATCATGGGCGACGTCATCGGCGCGTTCGTGGTGGGCCTGCCGCTCGCCCTGCTGGGCCTGCACCTCGGCCTGGGCGCGTGGGCGATCTTCGCGGCGCGCGGCGCGGAGGAGGTCGCGAAGGTCCTCGTGTTCCGCTGGCGGCAGCGCCGCGTGAACTGGGATACGCTGGCCGCCAGCGGCGAGCCCCGCGCGGCGCACTGA
- a CDS encoding DegV family protein: protein MKPWRVVADGGLDAYADLLNDVPVAPFSLHMGHESFRADEIRREDLYARLRSGGPHPTSSQPTPQQFAELYRAAGDEAVLAVTISSGLSGSLNAAEGARALVPGADVTVHDSRTLSAAQAFQVHAARSARQLGHTVETARAWMQAVHAETELYFTIDTLEYLRRGGRIGRVTATLGGLLNLKPVVTVDKTSGAYTNVGRARSWGKAIEAVAQQVTARFGAGTPLRVGLLYGVDRADADTLLALLRERHELVWAGFAAVNPVLNIHTGPKAVGLAVAPGAWPWERGTA, encoded by the coding sequence TTGAAGCCCTGGCGGGTCGTCGCGGACGGCGGGCTGGACGCGTACGCGGACCTGCTCAATGACGTGCCGGTGGCGCCGTTCAGCTTGCACATGGGCCACGAGAGCTTCCGCGCGGACGAGATTCGCCGCGAGGACCTGTACGCGCGCCTCCGTTCGGGCGGGCCGCACCCGACCAGCAGCCAGCCGACGCCGCAGCAGTTCGCGGAGCTGTACCGCGCGGCTGGTGACGAGGCGGTGCTGGCCGTGACGATCAGCAGTGGGCTGTCCGGCAGCCTGAATGCCGCCGAGGGCGCGCGCGCGCTGGTGCCCGGCGCGGACGTGACCGTGCATGACAGCCGCACGCTGTCGGCGGCGCAGGCGTTTCAGGTGCACGCGGCGCGCTCGGCGCGGCAGCTGGGGCACACGGTCGAGACGGCGCGCGCGTGGATGCAGGCGGTGCACGCGGAAACGGAGTTGTATTTCACCATCGACACGCTGGAGTACCTGCGGCGTGGGGGGCGGATCGGGCGGGTCACGGCGACGCTCGGTGGGCTGCTGAACCTCAAGCCGGTCGTGACGGTGGACAAGACCTCCGGGGCGTATACGAACGTGGGACGCGCCCGGTCGTGGGGCAAGGCGATCGAGGCGGTGGCGCAGCAGGTGACGGCGCGCTTCGGGGCGGGCACGCCGCTGCGGGTGGGGCTGCTGTACGGCGTGGACCGCGCGGACGCGGACACGCTGCTGGCGCTGCTGCGCGAGCGGCACGAGTTGGTGTGGGCGGGATTCGCGGCGGTGAACCCGGTGCTGAACATCCACACCGGGCCGAAGGCGGTGGGGCTGGCGGTCGCGCCGGGTGCGTGGCCATGGGAGCGCGGGACCGCCTGA
- a CDS encoding NAD(P)-dependent oxidoreductase, which translates to MTTVAFLGLGAMGYPMAGHLAGQFETRVWNRTPEKAQQHAAQHGSQACADVAEAVRGAAVLFTCLPTSAEVDALADTVLGAASAGLVWVDCTSGEPAAARALAVRAAQAGVVFLDAPVSGGTSGADAGTLTVMVGGDAGALDGVRPTLAFAAKVVHVGPSGAGFAVKAINNALLAVNLWAAGEGLAALARAGVDVSAALQVINASSGRSNATENLIPQRVVTRAFPVTFKLGLLAKDAGIALRVVNDARASAPVLNAVEGLMRGAANAVGADEDHTAALKLIERLNDQEIR; encoded by the coding sequence ATGACAACGGTGGCATTCCTGGGTCTGGGTGCGATGGGCTACCCCATGGCGGGACACCTGGCAGGGCAGTTCGAGACGCGCGTGTGGAACCGCACGCCCGAGAAGGCGCAGCAGCACGCGGCGCAGCACGGCTCGCAAGCGTGCGCGGACGTGGCGGAGGCCGTGCGCGGCGCGGCGGTGCTGTTCACGTGCCTGCCGACGAGCGCGGAGGTGGACGCGCTCGCGGACACCGTGCTGGGCGCCGCGAGCGCGGGGCTGGTGTGGGTGGACTGCACGAGCGGGGAGCCGGCGGCAGCGCGCGCGCTGGCGGTCAGGGCCGCGCAGGCGGGCGTGGTGTTCCTCGACGCGCCCGTGTCGGGCGGGACGAGTGGCGCGGACGCCGGCACGCTCACCGTGATGGTCGGCGGGGACGCAGGCGCGCTCGACGGCGTGCGCCCGACGCTCGCGTTCGCGGCGAAGGTCGTGCACGTCGGGCCGAGCGGGGCGGGCTTCGCGGTGAAGGCCATCAACAATGCGCTGCTGGCCGTGAACCTGTGGGCGGCCGGTGAGGGCCTCGCGGCGCTCGCGCGGGCGGGCGTGGACGTGAGCGCGGCGCTGCAGGTCATCAACGCGTCCAGCGGGCGCAGCAACGCCACCGAGAACCTGATTCCGCAGCGCGTCGTGACGCGGGCGTTCCCGGTGACGTTCAAGCTGGGGCTGCTGGCGAAGGACGCCGGGATTGCGCTGCGCGTCGTGAATGACGCGCGGGCGAGCGCGCCCGTGCTGAACGCCGTGGAAGGCCTGATGCGCGGCGCCGCGAACGCCGTCGGCGCGGACGAGGACCACACCGCCGCGCTGAAGCTTATCGAGCGCCTGAATGACCAGGAGATCCGTTGA
- a CDS encoding DUF2721 domain-containing protein, whose product MNPDGALSVLSAMITPAVLISAGGTLILSTSQRLGRTTDRVRSLTGRFKQLIGEGRLEPLAREEKRMIISQIPRLTRRVRLLQRALTSFYGAVAVFVLTSLVIGGGEVLGRGAASAPTLLGLLGAVALAYGSTLLIFEAQLSYRTTRREMDFLQQLGDHYAELYKQEREPDRS is encoded by the coding sequence ATGAACCCGGACGGCGCCCTCAGCGTCCTGTCGGCCATGATCACCCCCGCCGTGCTCATCAGCGCGGGCGGCACCCTGATCCTCAGCACCAGCCAGCGGCTCGGGCGCACCACCGACCGCGTCCGCAGCCTCACGGGCCGCTTCAAGCAGCTGATCGGGGAGGGCCGCCTGGAGCCCCTCGCGCGCGAGGAGAAACGCATGATCATCTCGCAGATTCCGCGCCTCACCCGCCGCGTGCGCCTGCTGCAGCGCGCCCTCACGTCCTTTTACGGGGCGGTGGCGGTGTTCGTGCTCACCAGCCTCGTCATCGGCGGCGGCGAGGTCCTGGGGCGCGGGGCGGCGTCCGCGCCGACCCTGCTGGGGCTGCTGGGCGCCGTGGCCCTCGCGTACGGCAGCACCCTGCTGATCTTCGAGGCGCAGCTCAGCTACCGCACCACCCGCCGCGAAATGGACTTCCTGCAGCAGCTCGGCGACCATTACGCCGAACTGTACAAGCAGGAACGCGAACCCGACCGCTCCTGA